Proteins encoded in a region of the Geoanaerobacter pelophilus genome:
- a CDS encoding L-2-amino-thiazoline-4-carboxylic acid hydrolase — translation MSSEPLQEVTLDDHRNAFNEVAFLIDIFTATIDNIMGGATAPVGRIAGREMARKLPVHLNKPSLDEAIAVLSARMKAGFEFTIEGEDREQELIFQRCSLREVCCQRGIDTGGAMCRLFHSYLDGIVNELISRPVKSEIVSSGQQCRAKIRTQ, via the coding sequence ATGAGCAGCGAGCCCCTGCAAGAAGTTACTCTTGACGACCACCGGAATGCCTTCAACGAAGTTGCCTTTCTGATCGATATCTTCACTGCGACGATTGACAATATCATGGGAGGCGCAACCGCGCCTGTCGGTCGGATAGCCGGACGGGAAATGGCGCGCAAGCTCCCGGTGCACCTGAACAAGCCGTCTCTTGACGAGGCGATAGCCGTTCTCTCCGCCAGGATGAAAGCCGGGTTTGAATTCACCATTGAAGGGGAAGACCGGGAACAGGAGCTCATCTTTCAGCGCTGTTCGCTGCGCGAGGTCTGTTGTCAGCGCGGCATCGATACCGGCGGGGCCATGTGCCGGCTCTTTCATTCATACCTGGACGGGATCGTCAACGAACTGATCAGCCGCCCGGTGAAATCCGAGATCGTCTCGTCCGGACAGCAGTGCCGGGCAAAGATCAGGACCCAGTGA
- a CDS encoding 4Fe-4S dicluster domain-containing protein, with protein MVEITLHEQACRGCEMCVDICPTKVFEFDGAKRLCEIKHAEDCIACLSCAYICPSGALSHANFHTVKNFYRDLEFCNRMEKFL; from the coding sequence ATGGTCGAGATTACCCTACATGAACAGGCCTGCAGAGGGTGCGAGATGTGCGTCGATATCTGCCCGACAAAGGTTTTCGAGTTCGACGGCGCCAAGCGGCTCTGTGAGATCAAGCATGCCGAAGACTGCATCGCCTGCCTCAGCTGTGCCTATATCTGCCCGTCCGGCGCACTCAGCCACGCTAATTTCCACACAGTGAAAAACTTTTACCGCGACCTCGAATTCTGCAACAGGATGGAGAAGTTCCTATGA